A single Watersipora subatra chromosome 7, tzWatSuba1.1, whole genome shotgun sequence DNA region contains:
- the LOC137399797 gene encoding uncharacterized protein, translating into MKEYKCKQTIKRRFAIKNDEIQLTTSTMIGESCKFRYIYRTYDYAETDEAAFFTDWLSLTNKPTELTDEFVEIVCTWAFVETYRDYSSYVPLKLAQRRAKEALERKVKQTKSRRFTEKMSILMFGIDSTSLNQGYRHLPRTVGYLRQNHNLVTFKGYNRLQDNTFMNLYTVLTGRPVEEGIGINFNRFFDDDPLIFKWFNNDSFVTGYYEDYKTGALFNWLKKGFHYKPSDHYSKPFSVVAEPRIAKSWWVDFCYLDKGMHVWEGDWTSSFVKQYSKINFPYFLWSWTTMVSHENANSLGQSDVYYYNLFRDLDKSNSLNNTILVFYSDHGYRYGGLRATKIGQNEENSPMMHWIIPDWFQRKYAKEMEIFKVNADNRLTSPYDLHRTLLDFADGALSSAAAAGMENYGKSFFEPIDEKRTCADAGISDHFCGCRSSSEYPLDNKLTQEAAQAIVDRVNELTEVNRNLCLTYQLRYIKAANINHRYDIQDSNINELLVTIGMKPSDAEFSATVHVYSDGSKKAEVKGISRVSLYGQSANCVADFEMRLYCSCKSYFN; encoded by the exons ATGAAAGAGTATAAATGCAAGCAAACAATAAAGCGGAGATTTGCAAttaaaaatgatgaaatacaATTAACAACTTCAACAATGATAG GGGAAAGTTGTAAATTCCGATACATATACAGAACATATGATTATGCCGAAACGGATGAAGCAGCATTTTTCACCGATTGGCTGTCACTGACAAACAAGCCCACAGAACTGACTGATGAGTTTGTGGAAATTGTCTGCACTTGGGCATTTGTAGAG ACATACAGAGACTACTCCAGCTATGTACCTCTTAAACTCGCACAGAGACGAGCTAAGGAAGCTCTAGAAAGGAAAGTCAAACAAACTAAATCACGTAGATTCACAGAAAAGATGAGCATTTTGATGTTTGGTATTGACTCCACGTCATTGAATCAGGGCTATAGACACCTGCCGAGGACTGTCGGATATTTGAGACAGAATCATAATCTGGTTACATTCAAAGG CTATAATAGGCTGCAAGATAACACATTCATGAACCTGTACACCGTGCTGACAGGCAGGCCTGTAGAAGAAGGGATCGGCATCAATTTCAACAGATTCTTTGATGATGACCCCCTTATATTTAAGTGGTTTAACAATGACAGTTTCGTAACTGGCTACTATGAGGACTACAAGACTGGAGCCCTCTTTAACTGGCTAAAAAAGGGATTTCATTACAAGCCGTCTGATCACTATTCTAAACCATTTTCTGTTGTGGCCGAGCCGAGAATAGCTAAAAGTTGGTGGGTCGACTTTTGTTACCTCGATAAGGGGATGCATGTGTGGGAAGGAGATTGGACATCATCGTTCGTAAAACAGTATTCTAAGATCAATTTTCCTTACTTTTTATGGAGCTGGACAACGATGGTATCTCACGAGAACGCTAACTCTCTCGGCCAATCAGATGTGTACTATTATAATCTCTTTCGAGACCTCGACAAGTCGAACTCTCTAAACAACACCATTTTAGTATTCTATTCGGATCATGGCTATCGTTATGGAGGACTTAGAGCCACCAAAATAGGTCAAAATGAGGAAAACAGTCCCATGATGCACTGGATTATTCCGGATTGGTTTCAGCGCAAGTACGCTAAGGAGATGGAGATATTTAAAGTAAATGCTGACAATAGACTCACTTCACCGTATGACTTACATAGAACTTTACTAGATTTTGCGGACGGAGCGCTGTCGTCAGCTGCTGCCGCTGGTATGGAAAATTatggaaaaagtttttttgaACCGATAGACGAAAAAAGGACTTGCGCTGATGCCGGTATTTCTGACCATTTTTGTGGCTGTCGAAGCTCTTCAGAATACCCTCTTGATAATAAGCTAACACAGGAAGCCGCACAAGCTATTGTAGATCGAGTTAACGAGTTAACCGAAGTTAACAGAAACCTCTGCCTTACTTATCAGTTACGCTACATTAAAGCTGCGAATATCAACCACAGGTACGATATTCAAGACTCCAATATTAATGAACTTTTAGTGACAATCGGAATGAAACCGAGCGATGCTGAGTTTTCAGCAACAGTTCATGTGTATTCGGATGGCTCCAAGAAAGCAGAGGTGAAGGGCATCAGTAGGGTCAGTCTATACGGCCAATCAGCTAACTGTGTTGCTGACTTTGAAATGAGGCTATACTGTAGCTGTAAATCATATTTTAACTAA